The Syntrophorhabdaceae bacterium DNA window GATCGATAGCAATCCCCCGGTCCAGACGTTCCTCTTTTATGAGCTGCATGGCCTCAAGCGCGAGCTTTGAGGCTTCTATTTTCTCGCGGTAATAGGGCCTTTTCGTAAGAGTTTGAAAATGTTCTACGGCGATGATGCCTGAGAGGGAGAAGAGGGCAACGATGATGAAGGCGAAAAGCGGTGTGCTTTGAGGTCTCCAGTAGATCCTTGTCATGTCTCGATCCCCGCGCCGAAGATGAGAACGAGAATGAGGCGCACGATTGCAGAGGCGATGATGAGAGAGCAGAAGGACTCCACCACACCCCTGCGGTCGAGCCACGTGGCGATGAGACCCGGAATGATAAAGCCGATCACTTGATACTCAAGGGCCTCACTTCCCAGCGCATCACCCGCAATAAGTCTGGCGCCCATACCGGTGAGATACCCTGCGAGGATCATCATGACCGTTCTGCGCCTGCCGAAAATAATCACGGTAGATCCGATAGCCTTTACGGCGCCAAAGGCAACAAATCCGCACGCGAGCGTCACGGCCACACTCAGCGGGTCGGTAAGACGAAGGGCAAGATACCCCGGTACAACGAGTCCCGCACCGCCTATGCCGAGCGCCTCGGAGAGAAAGATGTTTACGCAAAGACCGATGCCGATTGAAACGGGAAGCAGTTCAATCATGATACCCCCTTGTGTACGGTATCCTTCAGGCTGCCGCGGTTATGAAAGAAACGGACAAGGCTCAAACCCTGTCCCTTTGCATTGCCCATGCCCACGACGAGCGCGGAGGCGCCCGATAATTCTATGATCGTTTCGAATATGTCACTGTCACTCTCATGCTCCGCAAAAAGGAGTTTCTTTGCCGGCAGGCCCTCCGCAATGGCAGCCCTGGCCAGAAAATTTGTGCCGGTGCCTATGAGCAGGTAATGGTCGGCCGACTTCCATTTCGTGAGGATCTTTCCGAGTTGCTCAGAACGGTTGGGCCTGTCGGACCTCAAGTTCAATATGATAATTCGCTTTTCCACGTCGGGAAATTTTGCGAGCGCGATATTCCAGAGCTGTTCTGTAGACTCCGGATCGTTGGCAGCAAAGGCATTCACGAAATTGATCGTGCGCCCGAAGAACCTGATGTGAGCGATCGTCATCACACCGGGATCGGGAGGGGCCTTCCACATGCCTTGTAATGCCGTTTGGCGCTCTATTCCGAGGTCAGCGCAGACCGTCAGAGACAGCGCAACATTCTCCCTGTGTTCTACGTACGAGAAACCCTCCATTTCGCTATCAGTAATGGCGGTCACATCTTGAGCGGTTGTTTCAATCAAGCCGGTGTCGCGGTCCTCCGCAGCACCTTTGAATACAGACAGGTACTTCCTTTCTGCCGTAAACAGTTTGGCCTGAACAGGCGTGGACCCGGCAAGCGCGTGAGCCACGTCTTCTTCGGAGGGGCCCATCACGTCGAGATGGTCGGCACGGGCATTGGTGATGACCCCATGGGTAGATCGCATGAATACGGACTCGCAGAACCACTGGAGGCCGGGTTGCAGAGCCATGCATTCGACCACCACGGCCTGTGCGCGAAGACTAGCCGCTCTCGAGATGATACGCACCTGTTCTATAATATTCGCCCCGCCTGGCCTAAATACGGCGTATTCCGTCGCGTCAGGCATGATCATACGGGCAAGTGTTCCCGTGGTTTTCGCGCAGGTAACAATCCCCGCTTCGCGGAGCCCGCCTGCTATAAGCCGAACCACGCTCGATTTTCCTCTGGTGCCGTTTACATGAATGCGGATCGGTATCTTTGAAAGGTTTCGTCTGTGCCATACTCCTTCGCAGATGCCGATGAGCGTGAGCAGGAGGAACAGCATAAGAAAGATATGGCCATCGGTCATTATATGGTTTGTCCGTCTTGGGAAAATATAAGCACGTGCACTTTGGAAGACAATGTCATCCGGTTAAAGGCCTGGCCCTGCGTGGTCGCTCCTACAGGGCGTCTATAGCATTGTGCCGCTAACCCATTGCCCTTGTTACGAAACATCATTATGATTTATAAGCCTCTGAATATATGGTATAATGGGCGGAGGATGGACAAGACAGGTTTTATAAGAGAACCGGCGGTGAGCGGCACGTTTTATCCGGATGAGCCGGTGAGATTAAGAAGACAGATCGAGGGTTACCTTGAGGACGCAACGGTGCCCGCTATTGATGTCGAGGTTTTAGGGCTCGTTTCGCCACATGCTGGCTATGTGTACTCGGGTCCCGTTGCAGCTTACGGTTTTAAAATGATCGCTGGGAGACAATACGACACGGCGGTCATTATCGCCCCGAGCCACCGCGTATATTTTGAGGGGGTTGCCCTCTGGGACCGCGGGGGTTTCAGGACATCGCTCGGTACCGTGGATATCGATGAAGAAGCCGCAAAAGAGGTGTTGAGACCAGGCGGTATTATCCAGGCGAACATGAGGCCTCACCAGGAGGAACACTCGCTGGAGGTTCAGCTACCTTTTCTCCAATCAGTGCTCGGCGATTTCAGACTTATCCCGCTCATCATGGGAAACCAGGACGCGAGCACATGTGCTAATCTCGCCCAGTCGCTTTTTGTCGTCATGCAAAAGAGTAAGAAGAAGTTCCTCATAGTGGGGAGCACTGATCTTTCCCATTATTATCCCTATGCCCAAGCCAAGAAACTCGATACAATTATCGTTAGCCGTCTCGATGCCTTTGACATAATGGGGATGATAGAAGACATAAGCGGGAACAGGGCCGAGGCCTGCGGCGCCGGCCCCATGGTCACGACGATGATGCTCTGTGAAAAGCTGGGCGCTGACCGTGGCATGTCACTCAAATACGCGAATTCAGGAGATACATCCGGGGACAAAAGCGGAGTGGTCGGTTACGTTTCAGCCGTTTTCTACCGCGAAGGGCAGGAGGAGGTCGCATGAAGCTTTCTCCTGAGGAGAAAGAACAGCTCAAGGGTCTTGCCCGAGAGAGTATAGAGAGCGTGCTCTTTGGCAAGAACAGAACGGATTTTCAGCCCACGGGCCTGATGCGGGAGAAGTGCGGGGCCTTTGTGACCATAAAAAATAAAGAAGATCTCAGAGGATGTATCGGCTATATAAAGGGCTTTTTGCCACTCCACGAGACCATAAGAGAGATGGCCGTGCAGGCTGCATTCCATGATCCGCGATTTGACCCCTTGCGAGCGGAGGAGTGGAAGGACATAGATATTGAAATATCGGTGCTGACGCCCATGAAGAAGATCAAGGACGTCCATGAGATAGAGGTGGGTGTACACGGTCTGTATATCGAGAAAGGATACTATTCCGGTCTTCTTTTGCCCCAGGTGGCGGGAGAATATCATTGGGACAGGATAGCCTTCCTGGAACATACCTGTTACAAAGCGGGTCTGCCTAAGGATGCCTGGAAGTCCAAAGATGCGGAGGTTTACATATTTTCCGCGGAGGTTTTTTAATCGGAGAACACGGCACCCATGAAAGTTTCCAAAGTGAAAGGCCAAGGAGAGCGCATGATTGAAAAAAAGATGACCATTGAAGAGGTGGTAAAAAAGTACCCCGCTACTATCAGGGTGTTTGAAGAATTCGGTCTTGGCTGTGTGGGATGCCAGGCGGCCCTTTTCGAAAACATTCAGCAGGGTGCGGAGATCCACGGGATCGACGTCGAAGCCCTTATTGAGAGTCTGAACGGTATCATTCTGAAGGTCTCCGATCCGTGCCGGTGACGGGCGGATATATCTTAGCTACTCTCACGTGAGCCGCATAATCTGATATGAAGCAACTGCGCGCTGTTATCCTCGCCGCCGGTATGTCAAGAAGGCTCGGGTTTAACAAGCTCAGCCTCAAAATCAATGGAGAGTCGGTGATCAGAATGGCTACACTCCCCTTTTTGTCCGCGGGAATCGAGAAGGTCTGCGTGGTCACCGGTATGCAGACTGAGGAGATTGAGAAAGAGTTGAAAGGATCATATGTGGAGTTTGTGCAGAACCGGGATCATATACTTGGCATGGCCACATCGGTTGTTGCCGCCATTCCTTTTATGGAGGGTGCGAAAGGGGTTTTTTTTCATCTCGGCGACAAGCCCTTCGTAGAAAAGGATATGGTGCTCCGCATGATCGACACGTATGGCGAGAACAAGGAGAAGATCATAGTGCCCCTGTTTAAAGGCATGAAAGGTCATCCCGTGCTCATGGATGTGAGACGCTACAGAAGAGAAATTGCCTTGCTTACCGGTGACCAAGGCCTTAGAAACATAATAGAAAAAAACAGTCAAGATGTGTTATTTATAGAAGGTAATCAAGGCTCTCTCTTTGATATCGATACGGTGGAGGATATAGTGAGCCTGGAAGAAAGAGGGTACGTCATTGAAAAAAGTCAGCATTGAAAAGGCGTTGGGCAAGGTCCTTGCGCATGATATCACTGAGATTATCCCTGGAAAAAAGAAGGATGTGGCGTTTCAAAAAGGCATAATCATCGGCCCCAATGATATGGAGAAGCTCTTAAATCTTGGCAAAAGGCACCTTTACGTGTTTGATGGCGAGGTAAAAGGGGTACACGAGGACGAAGCGAGTACGCGGATTGCCCGATCGGTCATGAACGACAACATGGAACTTCTGCCGCCAAAGGAAGGCAAGGTTTCGATTGTGAGCACCGTCAAAGGCCTCTTCTATGTGAACGAAAAGCGTCTCTATGAGATGAACAGGATCAAGAACGTGCTCTTGAGCACAATCCCCAATCGTTATCCGGTCAATCCCGGGGATGTGGTGGCCGCTGCCAAGATTATCCCCCTGTACATTCACGAGAGAGAGCTGAAACGGGTAGAGAAGGTATCTGAGAAGGGCCTCATAAGGATCAGTCCCTTTCGCCATTTCAACGTCGGTCTCGTTATTACCGGCAGCGAGATTTTCGATGGAAGGATTGAGGACGGCTCCGATGCTGTTGAGAAAAAGATAGAAGGATTCGGGTTGAGCGTTATTGACAAAAGAATCGTTACCGACGATGTGTCCATGATCCGCGCTGCCGTCCTGTCACAATTGGCCATGGGAGCGGACATAGTGGTGACCACTGCGGGCCTTTCCGTGGACCCCGATGACGTGACAAAGGAAGGTGTAGAAGCTACCGGGGCCAAAACCCTTTTCTACGGCACCCCGGTGTTTCCCGGGGCCATGTTTCTTGTGGCCCGTCTTAACGGCAAATACATACTGGGCGCCCCGGCCTGCGTCTATTATAACTACAATACGGTTATGGATATTATTTTGCCCCGTATAATGGCAGGAGAAGAGATACACGCCAAGGATATGATAAAGCTCTCCTACGGAGGGCTCTGCCTCCATTGTCCGGTGTGCCACTATCCTGCCTGTTTTTTTGGAAAGGGACCGTGATGGGTGAAGTGGTATCGGGCATTGCGCCATCCGGGGCAAATGACGGCAGCAGGAACACCGTGCGAAACGGGAAAGTCCACCTCGGAGAACTGATAATTGTGATTAAGGGCGCGGGCGAAATGGCCACAGGGATTGCCCATGGCTTGTACCAAGCGGGTATGAAGAAGATTATCATGACGGAAATCCCTGAGCCACTCTCGGTAAGAAGATTTGTTTCTTTCTGTGAGGCGGTCTATGAGGGCGCCATGGAAGTGGAGCGTGTCAGGGCTCTTCGAATAGAAAGTGCAGACGAGGCGGAATCCGTGTGGGCCCGAGAAAGGATTGCAGTTTTCGTTGATCCCCGGTGCCTCTGCGCTGAAACGCTGCACCCGCACGTTCTCATCGACGCGAGAATGGTCAAACGGGAGCGTACTGTCATGAGAAGTGGCGGAGCCTCCTTTACTATCGGTGTGGGTCCGGGTTTTAGGGTGCCCGACCACGTCGACGCGGTAATTGAGAGCAATCGAGGACATAATCTGGGCAGGGTCATATACGACGGTGAGGCCGAGCCTTATACAGGGATTCCGGGCGCCATGATGGGTCATACCGCGGAAAGGGTCCTTCGTTCACCCGTCGCAGGCAGAGTAAAGCACGTGAGACACCTGGGCGATGCCGTAAACAAAGGAGACGTAGTGCTCAAGGTGAACAGTACGCCTCTTTATGCTGCTATCGACGGAATTCTCCGAGGACTCATCCGTGAGATTCACGTGGCGGATAATGAGAAGGTCGGCGACATTGATCCGAGAGCACAGACGGAGTACTGTCGTACGATTTCGGAAAAAGCGAGAGCCATAGGGGGCGGTGTGCTCCAAGCGATCATGCATAGATTCAATTGATATTGCTTAAGTGCGGCAGCAACTTTCAAGGGAAGGCCAGGGCGAAACTCATATTAACGACGGTTAAAAGGGATTTGTATGTCACTCTACGAAACTGTTGAAGGTTATCTCAAAGAGAAAAAAGCGGGCATCATGGCAACGGTCATAGCACGGTCCGGGTCCGCGCCGCGCGACGCCGGCGCAAAGATGTTCATCGGCCAAGATGGACGATTGTGGGGTACTATAGGCGGCGGTCGTTTGGAATACAGCGCCTGTGAGGAAGCGCGCGCCATGATGGGGGCGAATCGTCCGAAAATACTCAGTATCCGGATGGACGCGACAGAGGTGGCCTCGCAGGGAATGATCTGTGGCGGGAACGTTGAGGTGCTGCTTGAGCCGGTCCTCGAAAGGCATCTCAGCCTCTATCACCGGCTCGATCATCTCGAAAAGGAAGGCAGGAGCTCGGTCCTGATAACGCGGTTTGATGAAGGAACGTTTGTAAAAACCCTTCTCGAGGAAGACCGGAAGGTAAGCGGCGACGGATTGTCCGAGGCTCATGCTGAGTCGTTTGCGAGGTATTTCAGAGAAACACGATTGTCGGTGTCCGATGGAGCTATTATCGAGCCGATCCATGCCCCGGTTGTGCTCTACGTCTTCGGGGGAGGCCATGTTTCGCAGTTCATCGCACGGGCGGCCAAAATGGTGGGTTTCTACGTGGTGATTATCGATGATCGCAAGGAATTCGCAGACAGTCAGAGGTTTCCTGACGCCGACGAGATCAGAGTGGCAGACTTTGAGAAAATCTTCGAGGATCTGCAATTTACCGGAAAAGAGTTTGTGGTCATTGTGACGAGAGGCCACCAATATGATGCACACGTGCTCAAGGAAACACTCAGGAGAGATACGAGATACGTGGGTATGATTGGAAGCAGACGAAAGGTAAAGATGGTCCTCGATTACATGAAACAATGCGGTTTCGATGATGAACGCATATCCGCGGTTTACGCTCCCATCGGTCTTTCCATCCACGCGGAAACACCCGAAGAAATCGCCATCAGCATCGTCGCCGAACTCATTAAAGTAAGAAGAGAATCGTAACTGAATGAAAGAAGAGATTTCCCTCTACCAGGAACCTGATCTCGCAGATACGGACAAGAGCGCGGAGAGCTCACTTCCCACCCCCTTCGACCCGCTCAGAAAGTATCTCAGCGAAGTGTCGAGATACCCCGTTCTTTCAAAGGATGAGGAGTTCCTGGTGGCGAAAAAGGTCTTTGAAAGAAACGACAAGGAAGCGGCGCAGAAACTTGTCATGTCGAACCTCAAACTCGTGGTCAAGATTTCTCTTGAGTATTACAATACCTACCTCAACATTCTCGATCTTATCCAGGAAGGAAATGTGGGCCTGCTTCACGCGGTGAAGAAGTACAACCCCTACAAAGGGACCAAATTCTCCACCTATGCCTCTTTCTGGATAAGGGCTTATATTCTCAAGTACATCATGGACTCGTGGAGTCTCGTAAAGGTGGGCACCACGCAAAGCCAGAGAAAACTCTTCTATGGTCTGAACAAAGAAAAGCGAAAACTCGAGGCTCTTGGCATTTTTCCGGCGCCTAAACTCCTCGCAGGAAATCTGGATGTGAAAGAGGAGGAGGTTGAGGAGATGCAGAGGAGGCTGGCATACACGGACGTCTCACTGGAAACGCCTATCCATAGCGAGAGCGACGACACCATTATGGATCTGATGAAGACCGGAGAAAACGTTGAAGAAATAGTGGCCGACAAAGAAAAGGATGAGATCATCGTGTCAAGGGTGAAAGATTTTAAGGAGACCCTGAGCGATAAAGAGCTCTACGTTTTTGAACACCGTATCCTGTCCGAAGAGCCGCTCACTCTTCAAGAGATTGGCGACCATTTTGGGATTTCACGGGAGAGGGCGCGTCAGATCGAGAACAAGGTTCTCAAGAAATTTAAGGATCGGTTTAGAGCAGAATTCAAGGATTTCAGCTTCTCGTAAAATCCTGACCATGACATACGCCGCCATTGATATCGGTACGAATACCATTCTCATGCTCATTGCCCGTGCGACAGATACGATTGAAGAGATAGAGGACGTATCGTCGATAACACGACTGGGCGAAGGGCTCAAAAGGAACGGATACCTGTTGGATGCGGCCATTAACCGGTCCGTCGAGGTAGTCATGCGTTACGCCGGTATTGCCAAATCCTATGACGTGGACAAGGTTTTCTGCGTGGGCACGAGCGCCTTGAGAGAAGCGGCAAACAGCGGGCGGTTTCTTAAAAGGGTGCAGGACGCATGCGGCATATCGGTTCAAATAATAAGCGGCGATGAGGAGGCCTATTACACATACCTGGCCGTGATGACCGACGGGCTCATTGGGGGTCACGATCTATTCGTTGTTGATATCGGTGGTGGCAGCACCGAGATGATTGCGGGCGACAGAGAGCATCTCGCGGACTTACTTTCGCTCCCGATTGGGACTGTGAAGCTAACCGAAATGTTTGTCAAGACCGATCCGCCCGAAGAACGTGAAATCGAATCCACGAGGACCCATATTAGGACATTGCTTACGAAGCCATTGGCGAAGGGCAATGAACTGGTATGTGTGGGCACGGGAGGAACCATAACGACTCTTGGCGCAGTCATGCTTGGACTTGGATCTTTCGATAAGGAAAGAATTCACGGATTAGCTTTGTCTCTCAATGATGTGAGAGACATTATATTAAGACTGAAAGCCATGGACAGACAAGAGAGGGTAAAAGTACCTGGGATAGAGACGGGCAGAGAAGACGTCATCACGCAAGGGGCTATTCTTCTTGAGGAGATCATGGCCTATCATTCATTCGCCGGGTGTGTGATCAGCACAAAGGGCGTGCGCCACGGGGTGATGCTCTGCGGGGCCGGCCTTGCACCTGACGCTTCTGATATTCTGCAGGCAAAAAGACTGCAAATGTAGGCCAGTGGCCGTGTTGGGAAGCAAGAAAAGATTTTTGTAGACGTTGTGAGACTTTTTGTGGTAGAAACACATATCATAGCAAAAACCATTAGGGGTGACATCGGAGTTAATATTCTGTAGTCCGTAGTGTTCGTTGCACGAAAACTTCTCATGTGTGTTCCTCTTTGCAGTCCTGGTATAAGCCTTTTCGTGCTCCAAGGGTACACCATAGTTTATGGAAAATAGAGAAAAACAGTTTCTCGAGCAACTGCAATTGTTCAAGGTACTCCTCGACAATATGCCCGACCCTGTTTACTACAAGGACGTAAACGGATTTTATCTCGGTTACAATAAGGCGTTTCAGGCCTGTTTCGGCAGGGGCAACGAGAACTACGTGGGGAAAACCGTCTTTGATCTCCCCATTAACGGCGAGGAAGCCATTCGACAGCAGAGAATGGATATGAAGCTTATCAAGTCTCCTGGCAGCGAGACCTGCGAGACCACGATCACCTATCCGGACGGATCGGTACGCCAGGCGATTGAGAAGAAAGCGACCTTC harbors:
- the pgsC gene encoding poly-gamma-glutamate biosynthesis protein PgsC; the protein is MIELLPVSIGIGLCVNIFLSEALGIGGAGLVVPGYLALRLTDPLSVAVTLACGFVAFGAVKAIGSTVIIFGRRRTVMMILAGYLTGMGARLIAGDALGSEALEYQVIGFIIPGLIATWLDRRGVVESFCSLIIASAIVRLILVLIFGAGIET
- the pgsB gene encoding poly-gamma-glutamate synthase PgsB is translated as MTDGHIFLMLFLLLTLIGICEGVWHRRNLSKIPIRIHVNGTRGKSSVVRLIAGGLREAGIVTCAKTTGTLARMIMPDATEYAVFRPGGANIIEQVRIISRAASLRAQAVVVECMALQPGLQWFCESVFMRSTHGVITNARADHLDVMGPSEEDVAHALAGSTPVQAKLFTAERKYLSVFKGAAEDRDTGLIETTAQDVTAITDSEMEGFSYVEHRENVALSLTVCADLGIERQTALQGMWKAPPDPGVMTIAHIRFFGRTINFVNAFAANDPESTEQLWNIALAKFPDVEKRIIILNLRSDRPNRSEQLGKILTKWKSADHYLLIGTGTNFLARAAIAEGLPAKKLLFAEHESDSDIFETIIELSGASALVVGMGNAKGQGLSLVRFFHNRGSLKDTVHKGVS
- the amrB gene encoding AmmeMemoRadiSam system protein B — its product is MDKTGFIREPAVSGTFYPDEPVRLRRQIEGYLEDATVPAIDVEVLGLVSPHAGYVYSGPVAAYGFKMIAGRQYDTAVIIAPSHRVYFEGVALWDRGGFRTSLGTVDIDEEAAKEVLRPGGIIQANMRPHQEEHSLEVQLPFLQSVLGDFRLIPLIMGNQDASTCANLAQSLFVVMQKSKKKFLIVGSTDLSHYYPYAQAKKLDTIIVSRLDAFDIMGMIEDISGNRAEACGAGPMVTTMMLCEKLGADRGMSLKYANSGDTSGDKSGVVGYVSAVFYREGQEEVA
- the amrA gene encoding AmmeMemoRadiSam system protein A, with product MKLSPEEKEQLKGLARESIESVLFGKNRTDFQPTGLMREKCGAFVTIKNKEDLRGCIGYIKGFLPLHETIREMAVQAAFHDPRFDPLRAEEWKDIDIEISVLTPMKKIKDVHEIEVGVHGLYIEKGYYSGLLLPQVAGEYHWDRIAFLEHTCYKAGLPKDAWKSKDAEVYIFSAEVF
- a CDS encoding DUF1858 domain-containing protein; this translates as MIEKKMTIEEVVKKYPATIRVFEEFGLGCVGCQAALFENIQQGAEIHGIDVEALIESLNGIILKVSDPCR
- a CDS encoding nucleotidyltransferase family protein; translated protein: MKQLRAVILAAGMSRRLGFNKLSLKINGESVIRMATLPFLSAGIEKVCVVTGMQTEEIEKELKGSYVEFVQNRDHILGMATSVVAAIPFMEGAKGVFFHLGDKPFVEKDMVLRMIDTYGENKEKIIVPLFKGMKGHPVLMDVRRYRREIALLTGDQGLRNIIEKNSQDVLFIEGNQGSLFDIDTVEDIVSLEERGYVIEKSQH
- a CDS encoding molybdopterin-binding protein, whose product is MKKVSIEKALGKVLAHDITEIIPGKKKDVAFQKGIIIGPNDMEKLLNLGKRHLYVFDGEVKGVHEDEASTRIARSVMNDNMELLPPKEGKVSIVSTVKGLFYVNEKRLYEMNRIKNVLLSTIPNRYPVNPGDVVAAAKIIPLYIHERELKRVEKVSEKGLIRISPFRHFNVGLVITGSEIFDGRIEDGSDAVEKKIEGFGLSVIDKRIVTDDVSMIRAAVLSQLAMGADIVVTTAGLSVDPDDVTKEGVEATGAKTLFYGTPVFPGAMFLVARLNGKYILGAPACVYYNYNTVMDIILPRIMAGEEIHAKDMIKLSYGGLCLHCPVCHYPACFFGKGP
- the yqeB gene encoding selenium-dependent molybdenum cofactor biosynthesis protein YqeB, translating into MGEVVSGIAPSGANDGSRNTVRNGKVHLGELIIVIKGAGEMATGIAHGLYQAGMKKIIMTEIPEPLSVRRFVSFCEAVYEGAMEVERVRALRIESADEAESVWARERIAVFVDPRCLCAETLHPHVLIDARMVKRERTVMRSGGASFTIGVGPGFRVPDHVDAVIESNRGHNLGRVIYDGEAEPYTGIPGAMMGHTAERVLRSPVAGRVKHVRHLGDAVNKGDVVLKVNSTPLYAAIDGILRGLIREIHVADNEKVGDIDPRAQTEYCRTISEKARAIGGGVLQAIMHRFN
- a CDS encoding XdhC/CoxI family protein, with product MSLYETVEGYLKEKKAGIMATVIARSGSAPRDAGAKMFIGQDGRLWGTIGGGRLEYSACEEARAMMGANRPKILSIRMDATEVASQGMICGGNVEVLLEPVLERHLSLYHRLDHLEKEGRSSVLITRFDEGTFVKTLLEEDRKVSGDGLSEAHAESFARYFRETRLSVSDGAIIEPIHAPVVLYVFGGGHVSQFIARAAKMVGFYVVIIDDRKEFADSQRFPDADEIRVADFEKIFEDLQFTGKEFVVIVTRGHQYDAHVLKETLRRDTRYVGMIGSRRKVKMVLDYMKQCGFDDERISAVYAPIGLSIHAETPEEIAISIVAELIKVRRES
- a CDS encoding RNA polymerase factor sigma-32; the encoded protein is MKEEISLYQEPDLADTDKSAESSLPTPFDPLRKYLSEVSRYPVLSKDEEFLVAKKVFERNDKEAAQKLVMSNLKLVVKISLEYYNTYLNILDLIQEGNVGLLHAVKKYNPYKGTKFSTYASFWIRAYILKYIMDSWSLVKVGTTQSQRKLFYGLNKEKRKLEALGIFPAPKLLAGNLDVKEEEVEEMQRRLAYTDVSLETPIHSESDDTIMDLMKTGENVEEIVADKEKDEIIVSRVKDFKETLSDKELYVFEHRILSEEPLTLQEIGDHFGISRERARQIENKVLKKFKDRFRAEFKDFSFS